The Thalassolituus oleivorans MIL-1 genome includes the window TAGTGCGTGCGCATCAAAGCCAAGTGCCCATCGTACTGGGTTCAGCAACGCCCTCTTTAGAAACCTTGCACAATGCGCTGACGGGTCGCTATTTACACTTAAAACTGTCCCAACGTGCCGGCAAAGCCAAACCGCCGCAAATGAAGCTGCACAGTATATTGCATCAGCCACTAACGGCAGGGTTTGCCCAACCCGTGTTGGCAGCCATGCAAAAACATTTAGAAAATAATAAGCAGGTGCTGGTATTTATTAACCGTCGCGGTTTTGCGCCCTTGCTCGCGTGTCGTGATTGCGGCTGGATGGCGGAATGTCGCCGCTGTGATGCACGCTTAACCCTGCACCAATATCCACCGCACTTGCATTGCCACCATTGCGATTTTCAACAAGGTATTCCCGCGCATTGCCCGCAGTGCCAAAGCCATAAAGTAGAAGCCGTAGGCCAAGGCACCGAGCGCATTGAAGAGCAGCTCGCGCAGCTATTTCCGCAACGCCCAATTCGCCGCGTTGATCGCGATACGGTGCGCAATAAACAGGCGTTCGACGAGCTATTTAATGAGATTCACACCGGAGGCTCGTGCATTTTGGTCGGCACACAAATGCTGGCCAAAGGGCATCATTTTCCGGATGTGACCTTGGTGGTGATTCTCGATAGCGATGCCGGATTGTTCAGTGCCGATTTTCGCGGCATGGAGCACAGCGCGCAATTAATCGAACAAGTATCCGGACGAGCTGGGCGGGCTGATAGCCCCGGGCAAGTATGGATTCAAACCTTGTATGCCGATCACCCACAACTCAATCTCCTGATTGACAGTGGCTATCATGCGTTAGCCCTGTCCATGCTGCAGGAGCGCCAGCTACAGCAGCTACCACCCTATACTCACATGGCTTTGCTGCGCAGCGAGTGTGAAGATCGCATTCAAACCCAACAACTACTGCAACAGGCGCGTGCCTTTATTCAAGATTGGCAGCGCCAACATGCTCATGATAATGCACCGGTAACGCTACTCGGGCCGTTTCCTGCGATTATGGAACGACGAGCTGGGCGCTTCCGTTACCAACTGCAATTGTTCTGTCCAGGGCGCGTTCCACTGCATCAAACCTTAGAAGCCCTCGTGCAGTATTTGCAGCAGCTGAAAGGCTTTGGCAAAGTACGCTGGAATTTAGACGTTGATCCACTCGATACGATATAAATACGAGATATTTTTACCACCGCCTATTAAGAGAGAAACCTGTGACACCAGCAAATATGAAAAACCCAATCCATCTGCTCGCCTTTGGTCTTGGCTCAGGGTTAGTAAAAAAAGCACCGGGCACCTTTGGTACTCTCGCCGCCGTGCCGGTTTGGTGGTTGTTTCTAGATGGTGCACCGCTATCCGCCTATTTAGGGGTTCTTATTGCCGGTTTTGCTCTTGGCGTTGTCATCTGCGAAATCACCTCGCGCGATATGGGCGTGCACGATCACGGCGGTATTGTGTGGGATGAATGGATCGGGGTCTGGCTAACCTTGTTATGGCTACCGAACAGCGATAGCGCCATGGCAAACCTAGGCTGGCTAGCGTATGGCGTCGCCTTATTCCGCTTCTTCGATATTCTCAAACCTTGGCCGATTAAATGGCTAGATCAAAAAGTTCACGGTGGCTTCGGCATTATGATTGATGACGTACTGGCAGGTGTATTTGCCTTGTTAGTGCTGCAGGGGACAGCATTCATTGTTTAACGCTAACGCCGCAGCATTCTCAACCAAGCGCCCACACTCAACAAACTGATTAACGAACCAGCCACATAGGTCATGGCCGCGGCAAATAGAATACGCCGCGCGCCCCGCATGTCATCATCACTGAGATAATCCCCACTTTGCAAAATCGGCAAAGCCTTACCAAAACTAGCGTTCCACTCAACAGGCAGGGTCACTAGGCTCACTAGAGTACTGACCAGCATGGAGCCAATAGCAGCCATAAATGCCCAGCGAGAAATCGCCGGATTCCAGACCGCCAGTAATGGCGCGGCGATTAATGCTGCAGGGGCGATTTTCTGAAAAATATAGCTAAACACCGCCAGTCCGGATCTTAACTTAAACGATGCCTCGCCAAGATGATCTTGCAAGGCATGACCAACTTCATGTGCAGCAACGACAACGGCTGTCAGAGAGCGTCCATCGAGCTTATCTTTAGTTAATCGCACGGTTTTACTTGAGGGGTCATAGTGATCACCACCCTCAGTTTCCTCGACCTGTACACCGCCTAATTCAAGTCGTGTGATTAAATGCCGCGCCATATCACCGCCAGTACCGGGAAAATCCGCACGTTCCGCAGAATAACGTTTCAGAACCCATTTCACCCATTGTGATGGCCCCACCACGACGATAAGAACGAGTACAAACGCCAAGATCCAGATCACTATCCCACTCCTGAATTAGTCTATTGTTAAATCCGAGCCAACCATTTTTGCATAGATATTAGTCATGCCGAGCCTAGGCTGCTAGAATACGCGCCCTGTTTTACCCTGAGGGTTGGCCCCTTGAGTATCAATTTCATCGCCTCATCAAAACTGCCGACACCGTTTGGTACCTTCACCATGCACGGCTTCGAGGACACAGAAACAGGCAAGGAACACGTCGCCTTAAGTATGGGTGACATAGCCGATGGTAAGCCAGTTTTGGCTCGCGCGCACTCTGAGTGTCTTACTGGAGACGCTTTATTTAGCATGCGTTGCGATTGTGGCTACCAACTAGAAGAAGCCCTACGTGCCGTTGCAGAAGCTGGGCGCGGTGTCGTTTTGTATCTACGCCAAGAAGGTCGTGGAATTGGCTTATTAAACAAAATCCGCGCTTATCATTTACAAGATCAAGGGGCAGATACCGTAGAAGCTAACGAGCGACTGGGCTTTGGTGCTGACATGCGCGACTACAGCATGTGCCGCCCTATGCTAGAACACTTAGGTGTGAAAGGTATTCGCTTGATGACCAACAATCCACGTAAGGTAAAAGCCTTATCCGAAGCTGGCGCTCGTGTCGTTGAACGCGTTGCATTAGAAGTTGGTCGTAACCCGCATAACGATGGCTACTTAAATACAAAAGCCAGCAAGCTGGGTCATATGATGACTCATCAAGACGACGACCCAGAAGCTATCTAGTTTCTTGTGAATAAAAATAAAGGCGCGAAACAGCGCCTTTATTTTTGAATTCGACGAATATGCAGCATGATTTGATGCCCTTCAAACTGGCGACTCAACGTCGCTAACTTAGCAACATGGCGTTCGTTCAATTCGGTATCCGTGGGTAGCAGTACTGCACCACCCGGACTCACCAAATTACCGGCTAATATCATGCCTACTTTGGCCTCGGTGATCGGAATACGTTCCATGTTCGGTACGACGCCACCATCAAAGCTATCGAGCACTTCAACAAAAACATCCACCAGCTCGCGATCGTAACGCTGCCCAGCCATTCGTACTAAATAGGTTTTAGCATCTTCTTCCGTTAACGTTTCACCCAAGAAGTTGTGCTCTCGTTGTAACTCAACAAAGTCGCCAACAATTCTCAGTATTCGCGCTTCTTTCGGAATAGCATCGCCCGCTAAACGGTCCGGGAAACCTTTGCCGTTGTACAATTCCATATGCGAACGAATGATGTTAGCGGCATTTTGCAGTGGTTCAAGCAGCATAAGTGAGGTTTGGCCATTAATCGTAAAGCGACCATACTCCGCCTTTTCGGCATTCGACATTTGCGAAATTGCCTTAGTGAGTATCGCATCTGCCAAACCTACTTTGCCGATATTACGTAACAAAGTTGCGTAGTAAATGTCATCGACGCGCGCATCGTCCAGCTTGGCTGCGATGGCGAAAGTTTTGGTGAGAATGGCGATTTTGTCAGTACTGCCCCTCTCCTCACCATTGCGTGCTTCCATGATGCCCACCAAGATATGCACCATGGCATCAAACTCTTGGCGCAAGGTTTGATAAGCTTCTTGCAACTTAGCTTCAGCTTCACCAACCGCATTAGTGGCGCCTTGGAACTTCACTTGCAACTCTCGATTCAACCTTGCAAGTTCTTCATTCTGATCAACGATATGTGCACTTAAACGCACATTCGCAGCCTTTAAATCGCGCGACTCTAAGGCCTCAACCACCATAGTGCGAAGCTGATCATTATCCCATGGCTTGGAAATATAACGATAAATATTCCCTTCGTTCACGGCTTTAATGGCTGAATCCAAGTCAGAATATCCCGTCAGCAATACACGAATCATCTGCGGCCATGTTTCAAAGCATGTCTTGAGTAACTGCGCCCCATTCATTCCCGGCATGCGCATATCAGAAATAATCATATCGAAAGAGCCGTTGTTCAATTGCTCGATCGCTTCGTCTCCACTGTTTGCAACAACGACATCGAACTGGCGATAGAAGAGTCGCTTCAGTGCCTGTAAAACACCAGGCTCGTCATCAACTAATAACAGCCGCCCTTGCTTCTCTGTAACCTGATCATGACTACTTTCCGTTAACATCTTTACCATCCCCGCGATTCATAGGTAACACCACAGTGAAGCAGCTTCCATGGCCGACTTCGGTAGTTAGCTCAATATTACCGTTATGTTCCTGTATTAACTTGTAGCACAAAGCCAGCCCCATACCGGTACCTTGGTCTTCTGGCTTTGTGGTAAAGAAGGGTTCAAATATTCGACTGGCAACCTCGGTAGACATTCCCGTACCCGTGTCACTAACACTGATTTTCAAATGCTGGTCGACTATTTTCTCAGTCAGACAAATAACTCCACCCTCATCGCCCAATGCCTGAATCGCATTAACCAGTAAATTCATCACAACCTGACCTATCTGAGATGGACTACAGACAATTGGTGGGCATTCAACGAGGTTGATCTCTAAAGTGGTATTCGAGTTAATGCGGCTACGGGCGATATTGATGACACTGTTTAAATCGCTATTAACATCGCAAATACGTTTTTCAGAACTATTGTGACGACTCAGTTTTTTCATATCCCTGACAATCTGATCAACCCGCGCAATGCCATCAGTACAATCCTGTAATCGCTGCGGTGCCAGCATACAGGTATCTTGTATTTGCAGACGTTGATACGCCACCAGCAGCTCTTGATAAAACGGTGAGCGAATATCTAAATGATCCGAAGCATGATCAATAATTTGAATAAATTCAGTAAGGGCGGTTAGATCCTCCCGCAACCCATCTAAATTACTTTCGATATAGGCGATGGGATTATAGATTTCATGCGCAATGCCAGCCGCTATTTCTCCCAAACTGGCTAAGCGCTCAGCGGATTGCATATGCTCTGAAGCTCGCTCTAATTGCGTCGTTAAGCCCTCCTCTCGATGAAGGCTCATATCCAGCGCCTCCTCCGCACGCTGACGGCGATAGGCAAACATCAATAGCATCGCCATTACCAAACCACTGATAAGCGCTAATAATAACGGCACGAAGGGGTTATAAAACGACTGGCGAATACTGCTAGCTTCAAAACTGATGGCTAACTCGGGAAGAAGAAAGTCATTAAATACTTCCATTGTCGATTGGGTCACTGGCCCATCAATCCGCTCACTCATACGATAGCGAATGTCATGAAAACCCATATCGGCCAACAAACCCGTCATCCATGCATCAACCGATATACGCACGCCCATATGCTTGTCTTCGTCGGTAATATCGAGTAACAAATTAGTCGCAGGGGCATCGACTCTAGGAGGCCGAACTTCACCGTCAAGTTCCGCTAAATTGAGCTTCACCTGCCAATCCGTGTTCTGTTTCAATGTCTTCGCTTGAGGGGCAACAACAATATGAGGGCCAAGGGAGGATCGACCACCAGCCAAGGGCTGCAAAGTATCCGGCGTGTCGTTCGAGCTTGGGTAGAGGGTGGCATGAACATCATTTAACATGCCGTAATATTCACGCAGTGCGCGAATATAAACTCGCTCAAGTACTTGTCGAGCAACTCCCTGGGCTCGTGTTTGCTCCATGTAACTACCCGTTAGGTAGACACAGGCACTCACGCCCATAGACAAAATAATAATCACGAGGAGATGTCGTTGTGGCACCTGCTCCTCCAACGGATTGACCTGCCTTCAAGTAAAGCAGGATTTCCGGAATGTGCAGGGAGTCTAGCGGGGGTTATGCCTGACTTACGAGACGCTGACGCACAGCTTTAAGGATTCCAGCTTGATCTAAACCACAATCGCGCCACTGCCGAGATGGTGTGTCGTGCTCGATGTAATGATCTGGG containing:
- a CDS encoding sensor histidine kinase, producing MPQRHLLVIIILSMGVSACVYLTGSYMEQTRAQGVARQVLERVYIRALREYYGMLNDVHATLYPSSNDTPDTLQPLAGGRSSLGPHIVVAPQAKTLKQNTDWQVKLNLAELDGEVRPPRVDAPATNLLLDITDEDKHMGVRISVDAWMTGLLADMGFHDIRYRMSERIDGPVTQSTMEVFNDFLLPELAISFEASSIRQSFYNPFVPLLLALISGLVMAMLLMFAYRRQRAEEALDMSLHREEGLTTQLERASEHMQSAERLASLGEIAAGIAHEIYNPIAYIESNLDGLREDLTALTEFIQIIDHASDHLDIRSPFYQELLVAYQRLQIQDTCMLAPQRLQDCTDGIARVDQIVRDMKKLSRHNSSEKRICDVNSDLNSVINIARSRINSNTTLEINLVECPPIVCSPSQIGQVVMNLLVNAIQALGDEGGVICLTEKIVDQHLKISVSDTGTGMSTEVASRIFEPFFTTKPEDQGTGMGLALCYKLIQEHNGNIELTTEVGHGSCFTVVLPMNRGDGKDVNGK
- a CDS encoding primosomal protein N', with amino-acid sequence MSFFVVEIALPVPLHRTFDYLPVQNDTQEHYLPGQRVRAEFGRQLLTGIVVGCKNHTEVPQNKLRALLERCDDAPLINEHSLTLCRWLADYYHHSLGEVLEHMLPVMLRRGCSLSEANERIWRRIANVDTNPKLRGEKQIALWKKFQHSECWAHADMTAAGFALAQLKRLAELGLIVEEEALPLPNIPAVDPVFHTLNAEQQAALHAIEPYLGRFKACLLEGVTGSGKTEVYLRLINQVLSKGQQALVLVPEIGLTPQTVQRFQERFNVPVALLHSSLNDRERLQGWRQVSEGKARILIGTRSAVFTPMPELGLIILDEEHDGSFKQQDGLRYSARDFALVRAHQSQVPIVLGSATPSLETLHNALTGRYLHLKLSQRAGKAKPPQMKLHSILHQPLTAGFAQPVLAAMQKHLENNKQVLVFINRRGFAPLLACRDCGWMAECRRCDARLTLHQYPPHLHCHHCDFQQGIPAHCPQCQSHKVEAVGQGTERIEEQLAQLFPQRPIRRVDRDTVRNKQAFDELFNEIHTGGSCILVGTQMLAKGHHFPDVTLVVILDSDAGLFSADFRGMEHSAQLIEQVSGRAGRADSPGQVWIQTLYADHPQLNLLIDSGYHALALSMLQERQLQQLPPYTHMALLRSECEDRIQTQQLLQQARAFIQDWQRQHAHDNAPVTLLGPFPAIMERRAGRFRYQLQLFCPGRVPLHQTLEALVQYLQQLKGFGKVRWNLDVDPLDTI
- a CDS encoding phosphatidylglycerophosphatase A, with the protein product MTPANMKNPIHLLAFGLGSGLVKKAPGTFGTLAAVPVWWLFLDGAPLSAYLGVLIAGFALGVVICEITSRDMGVHDHGGIVWDEWIGVWLTLLWLPNSDSAMANLGWLAYGVALFRFFDILKPWPIKWLDQKVHGGFGIMIDDVLAGVFALLVLQGTAFIV
- a CDS encoding zinc metallopeptidase — translated: MIWILAFVLVLIVVVGPSQWVKWVLKRYSAERADFPGTGGDMARHLITRLELGGVQVEETEGGDHYDPSSKTVRLTKDKLDGRSLTAVVVAAHEVGHALQDHLGEASFKLRSGLAVFSYIFQKIAPAALIAAPLLAVWNPAISRWAFMAAIGSMLVSTLVSLVTLPVEWNASFGKALPILQSGDYLSDDDMRGARRILFAAAMTYVAGSLISLLSVGAWLRMLRR
- a CDS encoding HD domain-containing phosphohydrolase — encoded protein: MLTESSHDQVTEKQGRLLLVDDEPGVLQALKRLFYRQFDVVVANSGDEAIEQLNNGSFDMIISDMRMPGMNGAQLLKTCFETWPQMIRVLLTGYSDLDSAIKAVNEGNIYRYISKPWDNDQLRTMVVEALESRDLKAANVRLSAHIVDQNEELARLNRELQVKFQGATNAVGEAEAKLQEAYQTLRQEFDAMVHILVGIMEARNGEERGSTDKIAILTKTFAIAAKLDDARVDDIYYATLLRNIGKVGLADAILTKAISQMSNAEKAEYGRFTINGQTSLMLLEPLQNAANIIRSHMELYNGKGFPDRLAGDAIPKEARILRIVGDFVELQREHNFLGETLTEEDAKTYLVRMAGQRYDRELVDVFVEVLDSFDGGVVPNMERIPITEAKVGMILAGNLVSPGGAVLLPTDTELNERHVAKLATLSRQFEGHQIMLHIRRIQK
- the ribA gene encoding GTP cyclohydrolase II, giving the protein MSINFIASSKLPTPFGTFTMHGFEDTETGKEHVALSMGDIADGKPVLARAHSECLTGDALFSMRCDCGYQLEEALRAVAEAGRGVVLYLRQEGRGIGLLNKIRAYHLQDQGADTVEANERLGFGADMRDYSMCRPMLEHLGVKGIRLMTNNPRKVKALSEAGARVVERVALEVGRNPHNDGYLNTKASKLGHMMTHQDDDPEAI